The stretch of DNA tggctCGCCGTGCaggcaagcagcagcagcagctcgccgtcgtcgtggtggcggtggcgctgctgctgctgctgatggcgGCGCCGTCGGTGATCAACGCCCGCGTGACGTGCGGGCAGGTGCTGAGTTGCGTGACCCCGTGCATCAGCTACGCCATGGGGCGGGGCAGCGAGCCCCCGCCGGCCTGCTGCTCCGGCGTGAGCAACCTGAACGCGGCCGCCAACAACACCGCCGACCGGCAGGCCACCTGCAAGTGCCTGAAGCAGATCACCAGCACCATGCCGGCGCTCAAGCCCGACATCGTCGCCGGCATCCCCAGCAAGTGCGGCGTCGACATCCCATACCCCATCGCAAGCTCAACAGACTGCTCCAAGTAACTACTGCGATTACTATATATATATGCGTTTTCACTTATTAAATCGTACATCATATCGGTTATCCTTGACGATCGATTATATTGGCAGGGTGCAGTAATTAAGAAGTATTTCGATAGTAAGGATCATGGAGCTAGCAAAATAAAGATCATTCCATATATATATCATCGAGCTGTGTGTAGTAAGTATTTCATGCATACATGGTCGATGGCTATACCTGCAGCTACTTGTACTGCTACTGCAGATGCGGCAATGTGTGGTTGCTGTTGCTATTGCCCGTTGGTATTGGTATGCATTGCATAGCATGCAAGGACCATGTACTTCAAACATATGATTGACATGAAGATAATTCGTTCCTGAATTatataaaaaaaaaactctgcTCAAAGAACCGTGCCTGTGTGTAAATATATGTGGGCAGCAGAGCCGTGCACTAAGATCGAAACAGTTGCATTTGTTTGATTGCGGTTGGTGGTCATGTATGTCCGGCAACTACCTCACCAAATTTTGCTGGCTATCATCAAGATGTGAACGTACGTACATGTTTCACATTCACTGCAAAATAAAGCTATAATTATATTGGTTGCTTTTGCTCAAGAAATAATTGCAACGATGAAGAAGGGAGCTAATTATTGCGAGTCGATTAGCTCAATGTCGAGTAATATAATTATTAGTAAATAACAAAAATGAAATATGCTTTGTGATTCAAACGAAGGGATCGAGTAATAATTATTAGTAAATAATTATTAGATGGAATGGAAGCCTCTCTGGTCGTATTGGTGCCGCAATAATAAGGTGGACACTCTCGACTGTGCTGTACATTTCGTACGTACATCTGCATGCATTCAGACGTCGTAGGACGACAGACATGCATGCGTGTCGATGCATGTCGtgtatgcatgcatgcagcatatatatatatatattgaaagTTTGTAGGTTTTATTTGTACCAACCTGCAAAAGTCCGAATGAATGCAAATTAGGAAGCACGCATTCATCTTGGTTGGTGGAGTGCAGCTCGAACATCAACCACCACTCCAGTACTACTCGATCATCATCAGGTAACACATGCACATGTTGATGTTGTATTGTACGTACCTGCAGGTCAGGTCATCACCATCACCATCACCACCCTCCAAATTAACCTCCTATTTATAACCCCCACACCTCACCTCACCTCCCCAATCCATCACAACCTCCTCGATCAGCTCACCACACACTTCACTCACTAGCAGCAGCTTGATCAGATCATCAGCGAGTGTTATTTCATATTGCTGCAATATAATTAATGGCTCGCCTCTCCGCCGTTGTCGCCGTCGTCCTGGTGGCTGCGCTGGTGGCTGCGGAGACCGCTTCGGCTGCGGTGAGCTGCGGCGAGGTGACGTCGGCCGTGGCGCCGTGCCTGGGGTACGCCATGGGCCGCTCGGCTTCGCCCTCGGCGGCGTGCTGCAACGGGGTGAGGTCGCTGAGCAGCCGGGCGTCGTCGACGGCGGACCGGCAGGCGGCGTGCGCCTGCCTCAAGAGCATGACGGGGAGGGTGGGCAACATGGGCAACGCCGCCAGCATCCCCGGCAAGTGCGGCGTCAACGTCGGCGTCCCAATCAGCCCAAACGTCGACTGCTCCAAGTAAGTAACGACTCATCATCACTGGATCGGAGTACTACTGATTAGCTTCTTCTTCTAGTTATACCGGGGCCTACTTGTCGATAATTAACCATGCACTAGCTAAATACCTGCTGTTTGTTTATATGTATACTGTGCAGGATTAACTGATAAGAAGCAAAGGATGTATGCTTAGCTTGTTGGATGTCGGCCATCAGAGATCACTCGTTTACTTTCTTTTACCTTATTTTACACCAACCACCTCTGTACGTCGTCGTGTACCAACAATAATGATCTGCTTGTTCGTGTGGGTCTCTTTAATTTTGATGTACTATCTAGTACTACTaccatgctgctgctgctttgtTATAGATATAGGCAGCTCTCTCTGCTGAATCAATAAACTTTTGTGTGCATGCATACATACATGCGCCATCTTTAATTTTTTTTCCATCCACGCTTTCAGCTTCAGTAATACGCGCGACTCTATCGGCCGGATCTGCAAGTGCTCATCTATGCACGATAGTATGCTCTGTCGGTGCCAGTTGCTCCCTGCGTCTGCATGCATGCTAGCCATCCTGTTTCAGCTTTAGGGAAACCAAAGGAAAATAACCTGGACTTGGTTGTAAATTATTCACACAGTAGGATTATATTGTATAATTGTATGCTGCACAGCACAGCTGCAGTCTTCTATGGGACTGTACGGCCATGGGCTGAAATCCGGTTTTCTGCGCAGATCTCTGGTTTGGGGACCAAGACTAAAACTTTTTAGGAAAAATTGGATTCGTAGCACCGAAAGATCTCTAGTTTAGAAATATACTATCAAAAGATTTCTATTAATATATTTACCATGGAAAGATAACTCTGCTATGGAAATATATATACCATTCCATCCACTTCAACATTAATTTTAATGGTAGTACTTCAGACTTTCCGTTTTAGCACTCTCATGTTTCCCGTCGCCGGCCAAACCCCGACGACCGATGCTGGCCAAACTCTTGATAGAAAAGACGCAAGGAAGTGAGTGGTGAACAACATGGACTTTGACTGAGCAGAACCAGGCTTGGCAGTAGGCGCACACCACCAGGGGGGGCGAAGCAAAGTGCAAGGCTGCTGCCCGTGCCCGCGTCCTCTGTactgcggcggctgcggcgatGGATGTACTGCGGTTGCTGCAGCGGCGGAAGAGGCTGGCTTCACGGACGTCGCGAAATGGGCGGCTGGACAAACAGCACCATccttccgcggcggcggcggggagttGCGAAGGAGGAGGGTTCCGCTGGTCTGCTCCTCGCCACGCTGTGGTCAAGCCCTCCTGCACTGCTCCTCCAGCTCAACGGTAGAAGAAGGGGATCACGTGATGCAGATATGAGAAGGCAGGGATAAAATGGTTTGAAATACCACCATTTAAGTGGTATGCTACTAAACTACAGATTTTTCAGTGCTACCAATCCAATTTTTCCAACTTTTTACGATAATGCTATGCTACTAAATCCTTTAGTTTTATGGGCTTTGTTTTCAGTTTCAGCCCCAGCAAGGGAGCTGGGATGTTCTGTTTCGTTATAAGGCTGATTTCTTTTGCCAGGCCTTCGTCGTCTCTCGTGGGAACGTGGTCTGTTTCATTTTCTAATTCGGCCCAGTGATTAATTTATTTCTTCTATTTTATCCTAATTTGTCAAACGGTTCTTTAGATAATTTCTCGATGTCGACATTCTTTAGATAATTCTACGATGCCAACTATTAAATTTGAATTATTATATATGATGAAACAAATATTGATTGATCGACGTGTTATATTGAACTTATTTTTAACATGGTTCATTACTTGATTCTACTTAAATTTCTGCTAACTCTGGATGGATCtatggggtgtttggatccagaGACTAACCTTTAGTCCGaatcacatcagatgtttggatgcCAATTAGTAGACTAAATAAGAGCTAActgtaaaactaattgcataaatggagactaattcacgagaggaatctattaagcctaattaattcatcattagcatatatttactgtaaCACAACATTGCCAATCACcaatcatggac from Panicum hallii strain FIL2 chromosome 3, PHallii_v3.1, whole genome shotgun sequence encodes:
- the LOC112887828 gene encoding non-specific lipid-transfer protein 4-like encodes the protein MAAPSVINARVTCGQVLSCVTPCISYAMGRGSEPPPACCSGVSNLNAAANNTADRQATCKCLKQITSTMPALKPDIVAGIPSKCGVDIPYPIASSTDCSKVQ
- the LOC112886716 gene encoding non-specific lipid-transfer protein 3-like, producing the protein MARLSAVVAVVLVAALVAAETASAAVSCGEVTSAVAPCLGYAMGRSASPSAACCNGVRSLSSRASSTADRQAACACLKSMTGRVGNMGNAASIPGKCGVNVGVPISPNVDCSKIN